TCAACGCCGGTCCCCGGATCGTCGGCACAATTTTGACGCCCATCGTGCTCTATTTCGGTTATGGGATCATTGGCGCGGTGACTGTCGCCCTGGGGCCGCGCTAATGAATCTGGCCGGTCACATCGTTGTTTCGAGCAGATTGCTGCCTCAGCTGTTAGGAATGTCGGTCGATCGTACGGCGGCGAGGGCGATGATCAGATATGGCGGTGCCTTTGTGATCGGGGCCATTGCCGGTGTTGCTCTGATCAACGCGGAAAAGGGAATACTTGCTTCGACGGTCTCGACGACCGCGTTGGCTTACTATTCGGTCGCGTTTTCGTTCGCGATCATGCTGACGTTGTTTTCGGGCTCGATGGTTCAGTCGCTCTTTCCCGCATTTTCACAGTTGCAGGGAACCGAAAAAAGGTTCAGCTCAACTCGATCTATTCGAGGGCGATAAGGATCAGCATGATCTGGTCGCTG
The DNA window shown above is from Chloracidobacterium sp. and carries:
- a CDS encoding oligosaccharide flippase family protein yields the protein MNLAGHIVVSSRLLPQLLGMSVDRTAARAMIRYGGAFVIGAIAGVALINAEKGILASTVSTTALAYYSVAFSFAIMLTLFSGSMVQSLFPAFSQLQGTEKRFSSTRSIRGR